The genomic window GGCGCCACGGCCGTTGCGGGTGAGCAGGTTCTGGCGCAGCTCCACCTCCAGCAGGCGGATCTGGCGGCTCAGCGCAGGCTGGGCCACGTCCAGCGAGATCGAGGCGCGGGTAAAGCTGCCCATTTCGGCCACGCGAACAAAGTATTCCAACTGTTTCAAGTCCATAGCAACAAATCCATAGCGGCTTTCGGGAGTGGGGGAGTTTCTTCTGAGAATAGCTGCGCGTCAATTATGCCGATATGTGATAGCTGCTAGTCGAGCCCTCGGCTTATCAAAGCGTGCCCGCCCGACCAGAATACCCAGCATGCAAATCTCTGCCTCGCCCTCCCACGCCCCTGCTGGATCGACCTTGAAAGCCATCTCTTCCATGGCCACGCGCCAGGTGTTGACCGAGCTGGCTGAGGCCTATGAATCGGCCACCGGCGTACACCTCGCGCTGGAGTCGGTGGGCGGAGTAGACGCCGCCAAGCGGGTGCAAGCGGGCGAGGTGTTTGACATCGTGTTTCTCGCGTCGGACGCCATCGAGAAGCTGTTGGCGGCAGGCCACCTCGTGGCCGGTAGCCGGGTTGACTTGGTGCATTCCGGCGTGGCCGTCGCGGTGAAAGAGGGTGCTGCGGCGCCCGACATCGGCTCGGAAGCTGCTGCGCGTGCAGCCGTGCTGGCCGCACCGACTCTGAGCTACTCCACCGGTCCGAGCGGCGTGGCGCTGGCCAAACTGTTTGAGCGCTGGGGCATTGCCGACGAGATTCAAAGCCGCATCGTGCAAGCGCCCCCCGGCGTGCCGGTGGGCACGCTGGTAGCGCGGGGCGAAGTGGCGTTGGGCTTTCAGCAGCTCAGCGAGCTGATTCACGTGCAAGGTATCCACATCGTTGGGCCGCTGCCCGCTGACATCCAAATTACCACCACCTTTTCTGCGGGGCTCGGCGCCCATAGCAGCCAAGCCGCCGCAGTGCGCGCGCTGCTGGACTACATGGCATCCCCCCAAGCCGCCGCCGCCAAGCTGCGCCAGGGCATGGAGCCCGCTTAAGCACACACACTGACAACATCCACGGAGACTTCCATGATCATTGATTGCCACGGCCACTACACCACCGCCCCCAAGGCGCTGGAGAACTGGCGCAACGCCCAGATCGCCAACCTGTCCACGCCCGAACTGGGCCCCAAGGTGGCCGACCTGAAAATCAGCGATGACGAGCTGATCGAAACCATTGAATCCAACCAGCTGCGCCTGATGAAAGAGCGGGGCTCTGACCTCACCATCTTCAGCCCGCGCGCCAGCTTTATGGCCCACCACATCGGCGACTTCAACACCAGCGCCACTTGGGCGGCCATCTGCAACGAGCTGTGCTTCCGCGTGAGCCAGCTGTTTCCCGACCACTTCATTCCCGCGGCCATGCTGCCGCAAAGCCCCGGTGTGGATCCCGCCACCTGCATTCCCGA from Rhodoferax potami includes these protein-coding regions:
- a CDS encoding substrate-binding domain-containing protein, which translates into the protein MQISASPSHAPAGSTLKAISSMATRQVLTELAEAYESATGVHLALESVGGVDAAKRVQAGEVFDIVFLASDAIEKLLAAGHLVAGSRVDLVHSGVAVAVKEGAAAPDIGSEAAARAAVLAAPTLSYSTGPSGVALAKLFERWGIADEIQSRIVQAPPGVPVGTLVARGEVALGFQQLSELIHVQGIHIVGPLPADIQITTTFSAGLGAHSSQAAAVRALLDYMASPQAAAAKLRQGMEPA